The following is a genomic window from Takifugu rubripes chromosome 13, fTakRub1.2, whole genome shotgun sequence.
AAAAGTCATTCCATaatgaatatttttatttttgtttctattTACATTTATTGACCAATTACACAATActtgtttttacatttgttgGTTAAAGCACATTCATATTATTACTCatttcacacacgcacacacacacactcacactcacacgcacacacgtatgTATGTATAAAAATCACAGTACTGCTCTTCCGGGatagttttaaattaaaatactgGAAAACTGCTTTCTGTACTGATACTATGtgttaatttcttttttttccccgtaGGTTTTGCTCGACTGGTGCACCCATGCGTTGACAGGCTGGTACAGTCGTAAAGTACAGTTTTCCCATAAAATTTTAGAAGGTCTGTGGCATTACCTAAATGACCTTCTTCACAGCAAGAAGCTCCACCTTCTTCTTAAGCAAGGAAAAACCATCAACTTGAGGCTCAACATGGCGCAGGTTGGTCATAATTAAAACCATTAACACTAGGGATGTTTGATACAACTTTTTTCAGACCACCACAACTCTACAtacacacagtgacacacacacacaaatacattaCTTTacttaaatgtaattaaattgcTTTTTTGTAACAATACTGCATGTCACTGCCCGACAAACTGTCAAAGATTATAATAATAGTAGTGAAATACAGGTATCTGGTGTCGGTACTATCCCTAATCAACACAAACTAAAAATTAAACGTTGGTAAATTTGCGAACAGATTTACACATAATAGCCTACTCCACTAATAACCTACTCTGGATTCAGGAACACATGAAACTGTGTTCGGGAAACTCAGATCTGATCATAAACACGTTTGTAGATCATAAATACCAAATGATAGTAAATTGACAGCACGCTCCTGGTAATCATCTATTTGCATAAATCTCCACCCATGAATTGGCAATGAGCACCATAAAAGGAGGTGTTAATTGATGCGTCCGGCTTACCTGTCAGTCAAGCAAAATGAGAGAACTGAAGTTTTTGAACTTTCTGAAGCAGAACAAACTTTTTGAAGCAGAGATAGAGATTATTTTTAGTGAAGCTGagttaaaaaacacattttattgtggTCATTATTGATGGGACAGGCAAATCAAAAGCCTGGAATTAACAGCATCAATGTGGTCTCTGCTGTCCCCAGAACCATGTCTGAGGTCAAAAGAAAGTGGTTTGATATAAAAGCGGTGGCCAAAAAAGATATTCTGCATACAGAACAAATATATCTGACACAGGAGGAGGCTCACTGTCCAAATTGTCAAATACAGACGAGTGCATAGCAGGAATTATTTTGGAGAGTGCTTTGTCAGCAATTGTCCCGAATGGAGATAGCGACCCCAGATGGTAAGGTAATAAATTTTGTCACAATAGTCTACATTCTGAAAAATCACAGATACCTTAGTGATCAATTTAGTCTAGGTCGTACAGTGCCAAACAGTTTGGGCAATTTTCTCTCCAAATTGAAGTAGAAATGTGAAACCAGCAATGTTCTATTGTGCATAATTGATATAGTCTAATCTACATCCATGATAGCTGTCGAAATGTAGAgctaataacatttaaaaaaagtgaataCCTATAACAGCCCACAGAAGTTTTGTATGCAGAATTCGCATTCATCAACCTAATCTAGATCTTAAACCTACTGCCAATTAATTTAACTAACTACATGTCTTCTATTTCTAATCATTTGTCATGTTTACAATATGCCTATATCACGTTTTTCAAAGGCATCTGCTTAGTATTTACGTAACAGAGCGCAATATgaattaaaattgtaatttacAATAGTGACAAGCACTATTTATATGTGTTCGTATGTTTCCACAAGCGCTACACATGGTTGAAAGCATGTGTAGATTTTGTTAGTAGCTATCTAAATTTACGTCCATGAACAGTTTACGCTCAAATTTTCTCTGCTCACATTTCATAAATGAGACCCAATGTTTGTAACGTGAcagttaaacattttttttatttgatcatAGATTACAACATTGACTGAAAGTGACTCAGTTGCTAACATTAACATCTCTTTACTTTTTCCTCTGATTAGTTGCTGCTTGAGCGTCTCTCTGAGGAGGAACGCATTGGTTCCAAGTCACCGGTGTGTCTCTCTACCATActgagtgtgtgtcagggacTCTTATCCTCCCCTGCTCTTTTATCTGTTTTCACCACCAAATATGAACTCATGGTCACTCTTGTGGCTACACTCTGCTCACTATGTTGTCGTAAACTTCAACAACCTGTTGATGACATGATGCTCGAGTGTCTCCAGAATCCACTTGACACTGATTTGGACACTTTACGAACTGAGCCAACCATGGAAAACTCTTCAGATCAGCAAGGATTTGATGAGAGTGTCTGTCCAACCAATCCAAAGAAAGCCCTCCAGTCAGCTAATTTGTTTGACATTTTACTTCAAGCATTGTCCTGTTATTTGTCAGTCCAACGACAACAAGCAAATCCTAATAGAGTTTTCATGATGGTAAccaaccagctcctccagattTTAGTCCTATTACGACACCTGCTAGCGTCTGGAGAGTTTGGACCTCGTCACATGCGTCTTCATCAGGACCTATGTAGAGACATCCGCAGCAAAATAGACTCCATTCTTAAATTGTCACTTTTTCCCACCGATCACTTGATTGCCTATAAAGAGGAGCTCCTTCCCTCTAAGAGTGATTCTGTGAAATGTTCTGGAGGGGCAAAAGGCTCTTTCAAGCCAGTCAATGCCATACTCTCAAAATTGTGTACTCGGGACTACTGTGAGGAACCGCTGCACTACGCAGTGAAGTCAACTACGCTCTCTCTGCTGTTCAAGTTCTTTCTGGAAAGCTACCGAAGTGGCGGAGGAAAATATGAGGAAGAACACTGCatgctgtgttttcatttcctcacaAGATTGGTTTTGGATACAGGGCTTGATGGACACAAACTTGCCCTGGAAAAGGTTGATGAACCAATAGCTCTGTCGTCAGGAGAAAATTGTCCTCTGGTCCTTCCAGAGAGCTGGAGATTGACTCTGCTGGCTGTGGAGTCCCTGCTCAACCAGGCTCTTTCAGCTGATATTTATAACATAGCAGCAGACAAGATCCGACACGAAGAGGTCCAACTCAAGTTTTATAGATCTATTGGACAGATGCTCTTCAACCAGGCCCAGCCAAGGTAAAGTCAGATACAACTTTTCATAAATTTAAGTTTTAACTCTGCCCTTCGTCaaaatatgatttattttttcatttttttattctttcttaGCATCCCAGCATGGTACCACTGTTTAAAAGTCCTTATGAGTCTCAACCATCTGATTGTTGAACCAGACCTGGACAAGCTGTTGTCCACCTCTTGGGTTAATTCTGAATGCGTGGCGGCACATGTGCAAAAGGCCAGAGAGGTCTCAACTTATTTCTCTTACATTATCAAAACATTAAATAGTTTCACAGAGTAAATGTTGAAAATTGTAAAATATCTTTGAGTAAGACCATATATCTATTTCCCAACAGGACATGATTTGTAGACTCCTACAAATCTATATGAAGCTTCGCCAGCTTCCGCGTCTTTTCTCAGAGATCGGGTCCGTGATCTGTCAGCCTGCTCTGGACCACCTACGACCACCTCTCTTATCTGAGATCTTTTTTTCTATCAGGACTTGTCTTCTGGACATTCCTTCTTCACAGGGTTTGGAGATCTGTTCTGTTATTTTGGAGACCATCAGGAAGAATGTACTACCTGATCTTGTGAAGGATAAAAGAGAGGTTGAAGATATGGTGATTGATAGTGAGAGAGGTGATAAAGAGATGATGCAGGACCAAGACAAAAACAATGCATCTTTAaagctcttctccctctctcagctCCTTCATGTTATTCTTTTTAACCTAAAGACTCTTGACAACACCTCTCCACTCTCCATAGTCAGGCAGGGTCAGGGACTGATGGAGGACATACAGCAGTTAGTCAGAGAGTTGATCCTTGTGCTGCCACTTGAAACTAAAGCTGCAAATACAAGTATGAGTTCAATTCAAAAGACCACAAAGAAAGGCAAAAGAAAACTGGAACAGAAGGATACAGGGACCACTGATTGCAAAGTAGAAGCACTGTGGGTCCAGAAGACCCAGGAGGCAGCTCTACTCCTTCAGTATACGTGGGTGGAGGTCAACATGTTCTTCCTTATCCGCTGCAGTAAATACACCTCTTTGGATGAAGGACCATCAGGAAGTAAAAATGGAGCAGGAGTTCCATTTTCAAATAATCTTGAGAGTTTTACATCTCTACAACTGACCTGCAGCCCCATGAGCTGTttactcaacaaactcatcattTTGCAGCAGATGAAGAAAGTGTTGTTGGATACTGCTTCAGTCTGTGAACCCAGCACCGCTGCCCTGCTGCATAGTACTGCTCACTCTATTCTTGCTGAAACCCAGTTTATGTTGAGTCTGGATGAAGAACAGGTATGGAACAGGCATATTGTGAGCGTGGAATCAAACTCCTACTTTGTGGCACACTGGTATATCATTGTGTCCAATTTGCCCTTAATTGTTCCCCACCTGAATGGAGAAGATGTGGGCTGTATAGCAGATGCTCTTGTCAGTTCATTGCTTAGCAAAAAGAGAGCTGAAGACAAGGACTGCCTGTCTGGCTATCTGACTACCTCACTCATCTTTTCTCAACTTCTCCAAAGCAGTCTTCTTGCTGAGTTACCTACATTGTTTTCTGCCACAGTCCATTCACTTAATCGGGGAATCATTTCCATCCTCAAGGAAGCACGTGTAACAAAGGTTAATCAGATGCTTTTTGAGTTTCCAGAAAAAGAAGGTAAatctttaaagaaagaaagtcaGTCATGTTCCAAACTTTTTGAAAAAGAGGCTTTAGTTCAGGAAATATTGGCATCTTTAAAGATTGGAAAAGTGACAGCGTTTTTGAATAATGAACAGAGTAACAAACTAATAGACTTTCTTAACATTGTAACACATCTAAACCCAGACGGAATGAACTCTGAGGACATATCCTCTATTTTTTtactcctcctctttgtcctcacTTCTACTTCTGTCACTCCTGAATGTGGAGATGATTCAGTGGCTCTGGTGAAGCTGCTCAGGGCTATGATTTGTCTTGTGGAGGGTAGATCCTTTCAAACTATTTTGAAGCATATCCATGGAGGCACTCTGCTTCAGGCAGTGGTGACATGTCTCTTCTGGCACAGCGATAATGGAAGATTTCAAACTATGTGCGGCTCCCATTGGCTGGACATAATCAGTGCTACACAGGACCTGATTACATGCCTACTGCAGGTTATTATTAATAGGAACAGCAGTGTTCGACTCAACCTGGACCAGTTCAACTGCTATCTTATTAGTAAGGAAATGGcaagaagagaagatgtgacACCCGGCTCTGTTGTCACATCAGATGTAGAACTGGGAAGGTCCAGGTGTTCAGATCATCTCCTTCTGGCATCACTGGCTTCTTTGTCCCAGGCAGTGGTCTCTCATCTGGGCAGAAGTAAGTCAATGGATAAAACTTTAGCACAAATACTAATGAAAACAACTGCTTCTCTCGGACAAGCCGTCAAGTCTGTACTAAAGCCCAAGACTGGTAGTCAGTCAGGAAACCAGCCTGCCAGCATACTCAGTCAGGCTTATATCGTTGAAGTTGTTACCATCATGCTTCGGTGTGAGCTGTCCTCACTgtctgtggaggaagagaacGAGCAGAGTCACATCAATCTCAGCCACATGATTCTGTATCAGGGCTTCTACCACCAGATCATCAAAGAAATATGTTCTGCACAAAGGCCAATGGAGTTCTTGGTTTCctctcttcacttcctgtcgttATTTTACCAAGTAAtgaagaaaacaggagaaaaaatgAAGAGAGACAAGGAGTTAGATGAGGTGTACGTGCACATCTTGCAGACTGTACACAGACTGATGTCAGGTATTTATGTTCTTGTACAACTCAATGAGTCAGTGTTGTATTAGAAATATAAAGTAACAGAATAAAAGTAGTTTGGTTCCATTAACAAAATGTCATAAAACTGAATGTGCTTtgtttgtctaattttggtggACAAGAGTTTATTACCTATACTAAACAGACTTTAAATCTGCTCACAGCTTCTTGGCTCTCTTCGACTAACCTTTGTGAACTGGAGGCAGCtgtgcaggagctgctgtgccATCTGGTGGAGGAAAGCACCTCAGATCAgttcaacctgctgctgttgatgataAGAGAAGCATTAAATGCCAGCCATTGGAGGGTAGACAACTACAGGGTGAGGCAGTCACCACAATATTGTTTAGTGTCTAAAGGTGAAATATCACATTCCTAATAGCCTCTCTTTATAAATTTAAAAGATGGGTTCTAGATATTGCTTTTTTTCAGGTGAATCCTCATCTCTGTGTATTGGTTTGCAGTCTTCCATGAACTCTAAAATTTGAAATATGTTTAAAGTACTGTAAACTACTCTGACGAGTAGTTTATGGCTATCCGAAAGGAAACTGAAGCACTGTCATGCAAATAATTATTGATTGTGTTCAGCTTCACAAACAGAAGAACATAATGGCTCTATGTGACAGTGTTTTTCCCATTTCAAAAAGCTCACATTGATATTACAGCTTCTAATTTACATAACCAATTATCATAAAAAGATAATTGAGCATTATATAACTCAGTAATTGATAGATAATAATATAGCTACCTTCACATTAAATTATAAacttgctttcttttttctaGAACGTGCTGTCTGCAGTCATCATCATTAagcttctgtcctgctgtcagTTACCTGAGTTGTGCTCTAAAGCTTGGTGGTTGCTTGCACCACAGATAATATCTGCTCTTATGGTGAGAAAAAGTAAACAGTCATTTGGACACACCTGAAAGAAATACCTAATGTACTGCACATGCATATTTATGTATGTTAGAGACTGTAAAAAGTTTTATGTGTTTGCTTTTTAGAATTATGAGTTGTTAGGACCACTATACATGAAATCATACTTGGTGTAGATTAAAtgtttaatatatttaatagcgctcaaaatgtattttaagaTTCAAGACTTCTTTGTTCACTTCAATAgaatatttaaaacaattttCCGTGGATATAGCTCATGACTCAAGCTTCATGTGGGGCACACAGCATGGTTAAAATGGACAGCTTTAATACCATAGTTAGAAGATATGAATATGACATTCTGAAGccctttgtgtgtttgatgtcttATGTCTTGCACAAATCTTGCTTTTTAAGACAGGCGGAGTTATTTTAAGTGTCTGGCAGTGTGCTAGATGTGCATAGACAAATAGACTTATCTGCTGATTTCTGCCAGAATATTCACAGTTCAATCATATTTCATTGCCTTTATGGCATCCATATGTTTTTTATTTGGTTCTGCACAGTATTGATATTAATAGAAATGGCTGCAGTCTCAATGAAAAATTCCCACATTAGTTAATGTCATAATTTCATTTTATATGCCTTTTTAAATTACAGCTCTTCATAACATGGTCCAGTCAGGACCCATCTCTAATCCTCCCATTTACTGTCCCAACGGTCATGTCAGTAACGTTGCTGCTACGTCGGGGAGAGGGGCTCCTCACCAGTCCTCATTATGTGACAATGGTCCTTGGAGCCCTCCAGTCGGTGGCACTCGACCATTTGAGCCCACTGGTCTACCACTCAGTGTTTCTGGCTGTTCATGAGGCTTTATTTGCAATTATCCAGTGTCATCCTCAGGTATGAATGAAGAAACAggccattgttgttttttataatcgtgtcaaatttaaaaaaaaaacattttctaaactCTGGAAATAAATACATTGACTTTGGAGATATTTAGTTGGATTTAAACTGTTATTAAATTAAAAGTATTCAgttacagatgttttttccataATGATAACATTAACTAAACACCTTTAGGGTTTTTTGTATTAATATGTACTTAAGGGAATTGTAGGGAAACAACACCACCCCAAAAAGGTGTTGTATTCTAGAAGTTTAATCGCCAAGGCCAAGCTGTTCTGGTCATTCTGTCACCTCTTGattgacaaaaaataaaaagaatagttTTGGTTAGTATACACCATGAACCTTGAACAATTTATGAGTATTCTCAGCTACATTCTTAGATTTGGGGAAAATAATTATGAACATTAGTATATATGTAATACAAATTATTATGTTAATATAATCCTATtgatataatatatatttaccATTAATATATAAGTAAGTATTTTAACAACAATGGTTTTTAACATGACCTCCAAATTAGAGAAAATTTGCCCTGAATCAATATGGTTCATTTAAATTCATGATTCAAAGACAATAGTTATTGAATACTGCACAATGAACCAAAGAACTTGCTAAATGTAAAAATCTGCAAATGTAGTGCTGTTAATGCTCAGCAGTAAAACTAATTTGAGAAAATTTAGTGAAAAGtggatatttaaaaaaaaaaacacagttaaaTACTTAGGATTTATAACACTCATCCATCAAACTTGTACCATTTTACCCCTTAATGGGGTGGTGACTTGTGCTGGAGCCTATTCTAGTTGCTCGTGTCTTCACAATTTATAGTTAATCAGCCCAGCTGTTGAGTATTATTATGTTAAAAGTCATTTTTATACTGGAGAAAATCATCAGTCATTCTTCTCTAAGAGAGCTGTGAATTTCCTTATTCTTTCCAGGTAATGCTGAAAGCAGCTCCATCCTTCTTGAATGTTTTCTATCGCCTAGTGGTGTCTATCATGCAGGAGGGACGACAGCAAGGAGAAAGACACACAGGTAACAGCTTTGTCTTACCATAAACTGATATGGATACAgtatagaggatataaaaaTGTCTGCACACCGCTGTTAAAATGCCAGGCTAGTGAAGTAATAATGTAAGAGCCAGATAAGAAATATCAGATTTTGTTTTGTCTACCTTTAATTTGACCTATAGTgcaaaaaaatgcattaaaagatTGAAACTCTAACTACAAGAATTATCCAATCACATTCAAACTCCTGTTAGAATAGTAGATAGTACACACCTGCCATTATTTAACCTGACTTTGATTTGTTCAAAGAAAGCTGTCGTTCAGGAAAAGCCTACAAAATCATTTCAAAGACACTAGATATACCATAGAACACAGAAGATGGTTGCAGTAGAGAAAATATGGCGACAATAATAACTGCTGTCCCAGCAAAATTAATGAAAAGAGGTGGGAACCTCTTAAAAAAAGCCTCCCACGGTATCATAAACTGCTCAAATTTCTGGTCTGTATATTTAGGTCTGGGTGAGTGGTGGCAAGGGAGAAACCTTTCTCTATGGATAAAATCATCCAGCAAAATTTTGCAAAGACGCATGTCTCCCAGAATAATGATACCAAGGTTGAAACTAAAGAGAAGTATAAAAGCTTCATTTgccagaaaaacaacattgcaCATCACCCAAAGAACACAGTGCACACAGTGAAGCATGGTGGCACCAGCATCCTGCTCCAAGTCTCCAAGCTGGCAGCTTCATCTTCTAAAGATGGGGGAAATGGGAATTTTGCTTTTCAGCAGAACAATGCCCCAAAGCATACATCCAAATTTGCAAAAGAATGAATTCactagaagaagaaaaaagtttgAGATGAACCAGCAGTGCACCAGAcctccaatcaatcaatccatcaatcaatcaatccatcaatcaatctttatttatatagcatctgttacaatcaaaattgtttctaggcgctttacagaatcccagggcctgacccccaacaagcaacagtggcaaggaaaaactcccctttaacaggaagaaaccttgagcgggaccaggctcatatagggggaccctcctgctgatggccggctgggtagagagggaggagacgggggaggaagacaggtagaggagagaataggcagagataaaaatacattaattataataaactgcagTTAGAATTGAATTGAGAATTGGTGAGATGGCTGCCTGTGATCTGGAGGCACCCTCACAGCCTAGCTAATTTGAATTACTTATTTGAATTACTTTTGTAAAGCAGAGCCAAATTATGCTGATATACTCCAGGCCACCACTAAAATTGGATACCGTAATTAAATGAATTCAACAAAGTATTAGTTTAGGAATGTGCTTAATATATACAGCAGTATTTTAGTTTGTTCTCATTTAAATATATAGTGAAATTAATCTTTTTTAGATAGAAAGAATTAAAAATCTGCTATCTGAAGATCTAAAGGGGTAAGTTCATCTGGAGTTTAGCATGATGTCACACACCCTCTGTGTGTTGATCTTCAGCTATCTGTTTAAAAGCCAGTTCGGATGCGTGTTCATGTACATTCCTTTGAATTGCatgtctcctccctcttctcggAGACCTTGGCCCTTCTGCGCTCCCTATAAAAGGCTACAGCCAGTGGGCTTTTTGTGAAGCGAAATGGCAGCGAGCAGAATGAAATGTTCACCTCAAGATGACCAGGATTCAAGATTACCTCTAAAGACTAATTTGgtgtgatggaggcagagagcagATTAAACAGAGGTGTGACTCATGACACACTTTTGGTCTACAGGCGGTGCACAACAGCCAAAGGTGGAAAAGTAGGGAGGCATATGTATTTTGTCTGGAACAGAAAAGACTTTGAGAATTCTATCACAGAGAGTTTATAAAAAGTACATCACCGTGTTTAGTCTATCTGTCCTAGTTGGCAGTTCACTTTAGTTTACTAGAAGCTGCATTAAGAGAGGAGGAAATTGGTCAACTTCTGCTTCTGAAGTGATTGTAAATGTTGGTGTTGGGGTCCAGGATTCCgggttgtttggtttttcctgcagggggtgtggtggagccatgctcctgcCACAGGCTTACACACCGCAGTCATTCAGCAATctagccgcctatttaaggactCAACTCCTGCCTACCAGTGTcggagtattttggtgtttttggtgactTTGTTGGATCTGGAATATTTTGGTGATTTTGGTCTTTTGTCTTTGGTGCGTTCCCCTGCCTGTTTGAGGTCTCCATGCCGTCTGGCTGGACTTCTGAAACGAGCAGAACCCGACTTCTGTGTTGGCTCCATGCTGGAGATCTCTGTGCGCCCCGGAGGTTTGAActtgtgcttccctgcagtccaggagggctgctgttttttgtgtaggttaaataaaacctatttttggacttttcatcactgcgttcttgcctgctttcgggtcctgtccAAACCCAGACTGTAACAATTGGTGCATTGCCTGGGCACATCGCCTTGGCAGCCCTTCAGCAACATTAGCGATGGAGGAACAGCTTCACCTAAAGCCTCCCTGTAGGTCAAAGTGGATCTTAGGATGATACAGAATCTTCAACATATGATTGAATTAACAATGATTATTGTTTTCAAAGGTCCAGACAGTCACGTGTATCTTGAGTGCTCCAGACTGGTGGAGAGAATGTACTCGCACATTGCAGCGACTGCAGAGAGCTTCACCACACTGTCGTCCTTCATGGTGGCACAATATGTCACGGAGCTGCAGAAGGTACATACACAagcacacaggtacacacacctggATGAGGCAGAATTCTTTGATCCCTTCCAGTGTGTCTGCTGGTTTTAGGCCATTAAAAACCAAATGGTTTTGCCAATTTAGCCAAGAGAAGTATTTCCATTAACCACATTGTGGATGTTCCTAAATAAAGGTTAATGGCTCCATGATAACTGTGGCACGTGATCGAGAATGAAGTCGGTGGCTAGACGTTCCCTGCTTTGTGAAGGACTGTATTTAACATAAACCAACCTGGTTTAGCTGGTCTCTGATGAGTATTTCTTGACAAAGGCATTGAAGAAATTTGGGATACTTTGAATTATACACCGGTCATTATCTTGAAATAGATTTACCGGTAAATAAGACTTCTCAGACAAAATGTTCTCTTTCTAAAGCAGCTGTCATTGTGGTGGCAGTGTTTCTCTTGTGTCATCAGcagaagctttttttaaaatctaggGTGCATCAGTTGGTGAGGTCTAGGTTCAGTAATATTGTGTGTCCATAAAATGTGGTCACGTAACTGAAAATGCTCAGTGACCAATGTTTCCATGAgtgctttttcctttcctaaTGGCACAATTCATTAGACCTGAACTGTGAAAGACTGGTTTCACACGAATTGGCACTGCCCGACATGAACTCCAGAACCAAATGTCAAAATGTCTATCTAGGGATTGCATTTATGCCTACACAAGCAGTTGtaccatgtttttttcttcaggctctttgagaaaaaagtacAGGATTTTAATGTGGCTTAATTGTAGGTGGCTGACCTGAAATGTCTTATGTACACTCATATGTCATGAGTGTACAAACTGGTGGCCAAATAGAATTTCCTGTGAAATTGCAAGATTCCTGTTCTTGCAGAAAGTTGTGTCTGCTTTATGAAGGTGCATTTAGCGCAACTTAAATGTGACACAGCAGTTTTCAGCTGACCCTCCTAGAGAGAAGGATATACCGTAATTATACCCACCCATTCACACTGGCAAACAGTAATAATGTAAGGAGCTGTTTTGGACTCGGCGTACTACTTTCCCTGATATACATCTGCTCAATTTTGATCTGCAGAAAGCTCACAACGTTCTGTCCCCTTCAAAATGTCTGGCTTGTAATTAGAGGAGCTAGTTTTTCGCAGTGGTTAAAACTTACCGACATGGAGGTAATATACCGGTAAGcgaacatttttaaaagtgtttgtttctgtttgtaGATACACCGTTAGGATGCATTTATCTGGTTATGTTGAGAATAATGTGTATATGTTTCATACCTGAGTTTTAGTGTGTACTTACAAATTATGCTGTGTTCATACATATCTGAATATTTTTTGtcattcattttttaatgtgGAGTTAATTGATCCCTGACATTTCCCTCTAATCATGCTATAAGTaattaaatatgaatttaaatgtaACTTGATGATGCCACTAAAGTTGAAGTCCAGGGGGGTGAAGGTATGGAAGCAGGAGTTGCCACCCTCAAGCTGGCCCTCTGCTAGAATATAGATGTGCAGTATCATATTTCGATTAAATAATTTCCAAATGAGGAAAATCTGCCATTTTTGTCTTTGAGTaacaaatgaaggaaaaggaaattGGTGAAATGAAACATCAAATCAACACTTACTAATTTCCTGTCCTGTATTGTACTTTTTTTCTGCATCGTAAATGAGGCTTGCCTTGGTGCATGTGCAAGTAAATAAagggaatgaatgaataaattttACCGCAAAGATATGACTCGTGTATAGATATGCAAATTGTTTAAccccattttcttttcatgaCTCCCTCTCCAGGTTACTCTGCGGACAGACATTAAGCTGCATTTAACAGAAGGCATTTATCGAATTTTGGATCTGTGCGTGGAGCAGGATATCAAGTTTCTCGCAGCTGGGTTGCAGCTGGGAGTCAGAGAGGTGTTCAATGAGCTCTACAGCAGCTACACCGTCT
Proteins encoded in this region:
- the urb2 gene encoding unhealthy ribosome biogenesis protein 2 homolog isoform X1: MAAMYSGIHLKLKGPHTPWEDKLKLARFAWISTQCLLPNKEQVLLDWCTHALTGWYSRKVQFSHKILEGLWHYLNDLLHSKKLHLLLKQGKTINLRLNMAQLLLERLSEEERIGSKSPVCLSTILSVCQGLLSSPALLSVFTTKYELMVTLVATLCSLCCRKLQQPVDDMMLECLQNPLDTDLDTLRTEPTMENSSDQQGFDESVCPTNPKKALQSANLFDILLQALSCYLSVQRQQANPNRVFMMVTNQLLQILVLLRHLLASGEFGPRHMRLHQDLCRDIRSKIDSILKLSLFPTDHLIAYKEELLPSKSDSVKCSGGAKGSFKPVNAILSKLCTRDYCEEPLHYAVKSTTLSLLFKFFLESYRSGGGKYEEEHCMLCFHFLTRLVLDTGLDGHKLALEKVDEPIALSSGENCPLVLPESWRLTLLAVESLLNQALSADIYNIAADKIRHEEVQLKFYRSIGQMLFNQAQPSIPAWYHCLKVLMSLNHLIVEPDLDKLLSTSWVNSECVAAHVQKAREDMICRLLQIYMKLRQLPRLFSEIGSVICQPALDHLRPPLLSEIFFSIRTCLLDIPSSQGLEICSVILETIRKNVLPDLVKDKREVEDMVIDSERGDKEMMQDQDKNNASLKLFSLSQLLHVILFNLKTLDNTSPLSIVRQGQGLMEDIQQLVRELILVLPLETKAANTSMSSIQKTTKKGKRKLEQKDTGTTDCKVEALWVQKTQEAALLLQYTWVEVNMFFLIRCSKYTSLDEGPSGSKNGAGVPFSNNLESFTSLQLTCSPMSCLLNKLIILQQMKKVLLDTASVCEPSTAALLHSTAHSILAETQFMLSLDEEQVWNRHIVSVESNSYFVAHWYIIVSNLPLIVPHLNGEDVGCIADALVSSLLSKKRAEDKDCLSGYLTTSLIFSQLLQSSLLAELPTLFSATVHSLNRGIISILKEARVTKVNQMLFEFPEKEGKSLKKESQSCSKLFEKEALVQEILASLKIGKVTAFLNNEQSNKLIDFLNIVTHLNPDGMNSEDISSIFLLLLFVLTSTSVTPECGDDSVALVKLLRAMICLVEGRSFQTILKHIHGGTLLQAVVTCLFWHSDNGRFQTMCGSHWLDIISATQDLITCLLQVIINRNSSVRLNLDQFNCYLISKEMARREDVTPGSVVTSDVELGRSRCSDHLLLASLASLSQAVVSHLGRSKSMDKTLAQILMKTTASLGQAVKSVLKPKTGSQSGNQPASILSQAYIVEVVTIMLRCELSSLSVEEENEQSHINLSHMILYQGFYHQIIKEICSAQRPMEFLVSSLHFLSLFYQVMKKTGEKMKRDKELDEVYVHILQTVHRLMSASWLSSTNLCELEAAVQELLCHLVEESTSDQFNLLLLMIREALNASHWRVDNYRNVLSAVIIIKLLSCCQLPELCSKAWWLLAPQIISALMLFITWSSQDPSLILPFTVPTVMSVTLLLRRGEGLLTSPHYVTMVLGALQSVALDHLSPLVYHSVFLAVHEALFAIIQCHPQVMLKAAPSFLNVFYRLVVSIMQEGRQQGERHTDCNNWCIAWAHRLGSPSATLAMEEQLHLKPPCPDSHVYLECSRLVERMYSHIAATAESFTTLSSFMVAQYVTELQKVTLRTDIKLHLTEGIYRILDLCVEQDIKFLAAGLQLGVREVFNELYSSYTVYHKAQRQGEDKYTV